One Vicia villosa cultivar HV-30 ecotype Madison, WI linkage group LG5, Vvil1.0, whole genome shotgun sequence genomic window, aacagagtacATTAATTAAGATGTGCAGATTACACCAGTTTGGGTTCCAAACATTACTTAAGACTTGCAGATTACAAAAGTGGTTCATAAACAACATTACCTAAGACTTGCATATTACcagacaaattacataaaaccatAAGTGTTTAATAAGTTCCAAAAGTGCTAAATAACCAATATAAAATCTAAAGTGCTAGACATTCTTCTTGGATGAGGCTCTCTTTGTTGGTGTTGTCCTCCTAGTTGTTGGCCCAATTTTTGATGCACCTAATCTTGTGGTTGGTCCTGGTGGTACCCAAGGAGTCTGTGGCCTTCTCACACCCAGCTTTTTTGCCTTGCTTGTTGTTGCCTTTTTTGCAGGACTTTGTCTTGTTCTGGATGTCTGAGAAGCTGGTTGACTTTATTGAGTAGCTGGCTGTGCAGTAACTTGTTGAGTAGCTGGCTGTGAAGTAGTTACTTGTGATGTTTGTTGAGTACTTGGTTGTGCAGGCCCTTGAGGAGTTTGTTGTGATGTTTGTTGAGTAGTTGGTTGTGTAGGCCCTGTCACCTTACATGTAGCTTTGTTGTGCCCTGACTTTTTGCATCTACTGCATTTCACAATCAGACCTGTCCTCCTAAGTTTTCTGTCAGTACCATTAAGCTCTCCTTGTTCAagattcctcttcttctttggtcTGCCAGGCATTTTTCTGAACTTAGGAGGATGCACATCTGGGTATTGTGTCCTTGCCCATAGGTTAGAACCATTCACAGGATATATAACTGGTTTGTAGACAGCAATGTACCTACTCTTCCTATAGTACTCTGGAATGAAATCTTCAAATCTAAAGTTCCCACTCTTCATACATGACAATGCATGAACACATGGCAAACCAGACAACTCCCACCTCCTACATGAACATATGTGGTCCTTCAAGTTCACAGTGAACATGTCAGCTGGATCTTGCACATGCTTAACTTCAAAAATATGTTCATCAGACATCCTACACAATAGAATAACCAAGTATCACATTACAGCTCAtggataattaattaaatacaagAGATGGGCAAACATATTTATACCTTACAATCCATGTGTTGGTGTAGGTACTTGTTTTCTCCACTTGTTTTCTAATGTTTGGCAGCACTGCATCATCAGGCAAATTCTCAAACCGCATCCTATTCCTAGCCCATCTCTCCATAAAATAGGTCCTGATCTCTTCCAGCATTGTTACTAAAGGCTTGGTCCTTGACTCAAGGATCACACTATTGAATGCCTCAGACATGTTATTGAGTAGAGTATCACATTTGTTAGTTACCTAAACACAGCATATGAACAGGTTCTTATTATCAAACATATACATATTATCAAACAGGTTCATGTCATAGCAAGTAATAACAAGTTACCTTAAAGTGTGATTTACTTTAGAATCTTGGAGATATCTTCATCATATGTAAATATGCCTCATCACTAATAAGTCTCATAGACCTCATTTCTCTCTCCCAAGCTTGTACATAGGTTGACCTTGCAGCTTTCCAGATAGCATCTTTCAACATTTTACCAGGATACTTCTTCCTAAAGTTATTATAAAGGTGCCTCACACAGAATCTTTGTTCAACCCCTGGCAAAAGTTCATCCATTGCTGGTAGTAGACCCTGAAAATTCACATAAGAATATAATGCATcaataaacaatacaaataaggACTAAAGACATAATTCTGCACAAACAAAATAAATCATGACCTTTTGTTGGTCTGAGATGAATGTGTATGTCAAACACTCTTCTTGACCACCTAGGTCATCAATCAGCAACTGCAAAAACCAGGTCCAGCTATCCCTGTTTTCTCCTTCTACAACTGCAAATGCAACTGGAAGCATCTGGTCATTTGGACCCTCCCTATTGCAGCCAGAATCTGTCCACCACACAACCCCTTTAAGAAGCAGCCATCTAGACCAATGATGTGCCTAGATAACTTAAAGCTTTCCTTACATGCTGCAAAGCAAACATACAGCCTTTTGAAATATGGTCTTTGGTCCTCATTACCATATGGGACTGGATCAACATTAATCTTGATAGTAGACCCTGGGTTAGCTCTTAGCAACTCATGGCAATAATCATAAATCCTTGTATAATCCCCTAAGAAAGATCCATCAACCATGTCTCTAGCCTTAAATCTTGCCCTTATAGCCTTAGTCTTGTTAACACCCACATTCCACTTCCTTTGAGCCTTTGCCTTTATGTCCTTAATCTTCATCCTTAGGTTGGTTTTCAGAGAGTTTTGAATTCTCTTGCTCAGCAATTTAGTGGTCAACATTTTCACATTATACTCTCTACTACACTCATGCTTGTCAACCAATTTCCTTAGTTCCCATGTTTCTTCATTTGGCAATTTAGCACAATATGCTTCCCATTGACACCCATCCTTGCAGTTAACCCTCACCCTCACTTTGTCATTCTTTGTAAACCTCATATTTCTTCCACTTTGCACAGCATATGATGTTATAGCTTCCTTGAAGTCATCCTTTGACCTAAAGTACACTCCTACTTCCCACTTGTAATCTGCCATGTCCTTCTTCACATTAAACATTGGGTAACTCTTCTATTTAACATCACCTTCTTCACTATCACAACCACTTTCAAGTTCCTCACTATCATTTGCTATTTCCTCTTCCAAACCATCTTTATCCAACTGTTGTTTGCTTTGTTCCCCCTCTAGATCTTCAAGAAAATCATCCAAATCTTCTTCCTCTAAATCATCAAAGCCATCAGATGAATCATCAAATCCCACTTCCATAGCACTCTCATAATTTTCATCAGCACTATCatctccactatcagtagtagacCCATCATTCACCTCACCCACATTGTCCTCATCCCTCACAGTATTGACCTCTTCCCTAACAATAGTCTCTTCATCCCTCACAACAGTGCAATCTTCCGTAACAGTAGTCTCTTCATCCCTCACAACAGTGCAATCTTCCCTCACAATAGTCTCTTCATCCCTCACAATAGTGCAATCTTCCCTCACAATAGTCTCTTCATCCCTCACAGTAGTGCAATCTTCCCTCACAATAGTCTCTTCATCCCTCACAACATTGTCATCATCCATCAAAACATTATCTTCTGCCCTCACAACATTATCTTCATCCAGACCAGTAAATTCCTCATTAATTTTTGACATTAACTCTTCTGCTTCTATAGGAATATCACAAAATTCTGGCTGAGCTACTGTGTGTTGAATATATATGTCAACCCTTAAGTGCACCCTATAAAGACCAGCTATATCTAAGGCTCCTTTATCATCAACTAATTCAAGCATGCCTTTAGTAGGATCTATGTACCAAATTCTCTCAAACTCTCTATAACCTAACTCCTTAAGAAcaccaacaaattcaaaataacCCCACGTATCTGCATCTATTCTCAACTTTGCAATGTCTCCTCCTTCATACTGACCATTGTTAATATCAATGAATCCACCACTATGGTGAATGGTTAAATTCAGAAACTCGTCCATTACACTTGAAGCAAAGCAAACCCTAAATAAAAATCGTGTTTTAATAACCCTAAATCAGaacaaacaaaccctaaattaACAATCCCTGATTTACGAACCCTAAAAGCGGACCCTAAACACGAACCCTAAAAGAGAACCCTAAAAACGAACCCTAAAAACGAAACCtagatacgaaacataaatacgaACCCTAAATGACATACCTGTTGTGATTCAGTGGTGTCAATCCTCGCTATTCCTTCAGATTGCAATGCACAGGCGAGAAGGGTACCCAAAGTTTCTTCGAGCTTTTTGTCTTCTATGGACAAGAGAAATGAAGTTTTCTAGAAAATGGTACTTCGTGGAAATGAGAATATAAACCTATAATACTGTATTTGACACATCAGCACTCTTAAAATGCCACGTATATGATAAAATAATGAGACAACTAATGGAACCAAACGGAAGGATAAACGTGGCACCATTTTAAAAGATAAGGGAGTTAtgtgaactttttaaaaattgagggaccaaaatggaccccgagtgaaagttaagggacgaaaaagggtattttgcctttttTAAACTTTAAAGTTATTTTTAGTTTAAAAGTTTTTTCataaaagttatatatatatatatatatatatatatatatatatatatatatatatatatatatatatatatatatatatatatatatataataatgcgTATTGATTAATTGTTGTATTAACATCTATAACAAGATATAATATACAAAACGAATAAAAAGTTAGACAATACTAGTATCTACAAAAATAATGATgtaaacagaagaagaagaagaaaaaagaataaataaaacataactctAGATGTTAGAATccgtagaaaaaattgaaaagttgTCGTCTACTGCACTAGCGTCatcttttttaaagaaaagtgcTTTCATTGGAATTCGAACAGCGACCACGTGTTTTAAGCTCCGAAAAAGTTGGTTTCAACGTCTTTTTTACAAGTtccttttattcaattttttgtcttgaaaaaaaaactactttttttcataagaactctataaaaaatgtgtttggccCTCCAACTCCTTATAAGGAGAAGGAAAGTAGATAAAAAGTTGGGCTAAACAATAACGCTAGATATTTTGTAATAGGATGGAATGAAGCGGAATAGaaagaaataaagttattttCATGTTTGGATTGATTAAAGACGGATGGAATGAAGCGGTATCGGATAAAATGCATTCCatcatttttctttattttttgtacCCTTCGATTTGAGCAGAATGACAAAATAGATTTGTTCCATCGTAAAATACCCAAAcaataaaatgacatatttatttCATTCATCAGTTTATCAACCTcggttatttttattaatatccaAACTTAGCGTAAGCTAAATTATCCTGCTATCACGTAACACAGTTACGAAAATAGCCCCAAATCAGTTTCTCCAAGTCCCCTACGCGGAACGCAGGAATCGCCCAAGGCAGAGTGAGCAATCATCAGTCATCACTCATCACCGGCTACCAAGATTTTCACTAACACCAAAGGTTTATAGTTTCTAAATCTCATctcacttttctcttcaatttaaaCTTTCTCTTCACTGCATCTCAGATCCGATTTTTCTTGGTATGAGTTGTTACGGATCGGAGAAATTATAATtattgattttttcaaaaaaatctttttatCAGTTATTGGCAAATAGATCCCAAATCGCATGCTGTATGATTTTGAAAAGTGCTGTTTAGTAGATATTCATGCATTCGTTTGATGCATCATCGCTTCATTTGTTCATGATATGATATTGAGTTAATTAGCTTCATTTTCCAATTATTAAAATCTCTATTATTTGTTCATGACATGGGAGAAAATAAATTACTCTGCAAATCACATTTTTATCAGTTTATTATTGTTGCTATTACTAAGAGAAGGATGGTACTCATATTTTAAGATTCTGGTGTTTGCTTCTAGTCTGAGCTGCTTAACAAACATGGGTCAAGTTATTAAATTTCAGGGTATGGGACAAAATATACATTACTTCTAATGTTTCACATGTTTCTTTTAACGCCAATAACACAGTTCTAGCCTATGAAACACGGACACCGGAAACACGACACTACACTGACACGTCGACAcatgtaataatttgaaaaatgaataaatta contains:
- the LOC131605384 gene encoding uncharacterized protein LOC131605384 → MFNVKKDMADYKWEVGVYFRSKDDFKEAITSYAVQSGRNMRFTKNDKVRVRVNCKDGCQWEAYCAKLPNEETWELRKLVDKHECSREYNVKMLTTKLLSKRIQNSLKTNLRMKIKDIKAKAQRKWNVGVNKTKAIRARFKARDMVDGSFLGDYTRIYDYCHELLRANPGSTIKINVDPVPYDSGCNREGPNDQMLPVAFAVVEGENRDSWTWFLQLLIDDLGGQEECLTYTFISDQQKGLLPAMDELLPGVEQRFCVRHLYNNFRKKYPGKMLKDAIWKAARSTYVQAWEREMRSMRLISDEVTNKCDTLLNNMSEAFNSVILESRTKPLVTMLEEIRTYFMERWARNRMRFENLPDDAVLPNIRKQVEKTSTYTNTWIVRMSDEHIFEVKHVQDPADMFTVNLKDHICSCRRWELSGLPCVHALSCMKSGNFRFEDFIPEYYRKSRYIAVYKPVIYPVNGSNLWARTQYPDVHPPKFRKMPGRPKKKRNLEQGELNGTDRKLRRTGLIVKCSRCKKSGHNKATCKVTGPTQPTTQQTSQQTPQGPAQPSTQQTSQVTTSQPATQQVTAQPATQ